A genomic region of Oncorhynchus kisutch isolate 150728-3 unplaced genomic scaffold, Okis_V2 scaffold1323, whole genome shotgun sequence contains the following coding sequences:
- the LOC109876858 gene encoding ras GTPase-activating protein-binding protein 2 isoform X1: MVMEKPSPLLVGREFVRQYYTLLNKAPDFLHRFYGRNSSYVHGGLDSNGKLAEAVYGQAEIHKKVLSLQFQECHTKIRHVDAHATLTDGVVVQVLGELSNNGQPMRKFMQTFVLAPEVRSTGSVANKFYVHNDIFRYEDEVFGDSEAELDEESEEEVEEEQEERQPSPEPLQDSPNSTTYYEPHPVINGVEEPMEEPAPDPEPEPEPEPEVEELKPDVEEKVMEELEEKAPSPVPVESPPSTQEAPKTFSWASVTSKNLPPSGTGPSSGIPPHVVKAPSSQPRAETKLESQMAPLRGPRDQRPRDRPAFVQRASRPDGVAPSESQTGKPHFSFVNKGRGEADPGEMDNRRIIRYPDSHQLFVGNLPHDIDEAELKDFFMTFGNVVELRINTKGVGGKLPNFGFVVFDDSDPVQRILGAKVGGPIMFRGEVRLNVEEKKTRAVREREVRGGDDRRDMGRRGDRGPGGPRGGMVAGSGMMRDGRGPPPRGGMGAPKPGLGSGRGAGGSAEGRFTTQRR, translated from the exons ATGGTGATGGAGAAGCCAAGTCCCCTGCTTGTAGGGCGGGAGTTTGTGAGGCAGTATTACACACTCTTAAACAAAGCACCCGATTTCCTGCACAG GTTCTATGGAAGGAACTCCTCCTATGTTCATGGCGGACTTGACTCCAACGGGAAGCTTGCAGAAGCAGTGTATGGCCAAGCA GAAATCCACAAGAAGGTCCTGTCCCTGCAGTTCCAAGAATGCCACACGAAGATCAGACACGTGGACGCCCATGCCACGCTGACTGACGGCGTTGTGGTCCAGGTGCTGGGTGAGCTCTCCAACAACGGCCAGCCGATGAGGAAGTTCATGCAGACCTTTGTGCTCGCTCCAGAGGTGCGTAGTACG GGCTCCGTGGCAAACAAGTTCTACGTACACAATGACATTTTCCGCTATGAGGATGAGGTTTTCGGCGACTCTGAGGCTGAACTTGATGAGG AATCTgaagaggaggttgaggaggagcaggaggagagacagcCGTCCCCAGAGCCACTCCAGGACAGTCCTAACAGCACTACCTACTACGAGCCTCACCCTGTCAT CAATGGTGTTGAGGAGCCTATGGAGGAGCCGGCTCCAGATCCTGAGCCCGAGCCTGAACCGGAGCCCGAGGTAGAGGAGCTGAAGCCTGACGTGGAGGAGAAGGtgatggaggagctggaggagaaggCCCCCTCCCCGGTCCCAGTAGAGTCCCCACCCAGCACGCAGGAGGCCCCCAAG ACCTTCTCCTGGGCCTCGGTGACCAGTAAAAACCTGCCTCCTAGCGGTACAGGACCCTCCTCTGGAATCCCCCCCCATGTTGTTAAAGCACCAAGCTCACAG CCCAGAGCGGAGACCAAACTTGAGAGCCAGATGGCCCCTCTCCGGGGACCCCGGGACCAGCGCCCCCGCGACAGACCAGCCTTCGTACAGCGAGCATCCAGACCTG ATGGTGTTGCACCTTCAGAATCACAAACTGGGAAACCCCACTTCAGTTTTGTCAACAAAG GTCGGGGTGAGGCGGACCCCGGTGAGATGGACAACAGGAGGATCATCCGGTACCCAGACAGCCACCAGCTCTTTGTGGGCAACCTCCCTCATGACATTGACGAGGCAGAGCTCAAGGACTTCTTCATGA CTTTTGGCAATGTAGTGGAGCTGAGGATCAACACCAAGGGAGTCGGAGGAAAGCTGCCCAACTTTGGCTTTGTGGTCTTCGACGACTCTGACCCTGTCCAGAGAATCCTGGGGGCGAAGGTAGGGGGG cccatcaTGTTCCGTGGCGAGGTGCGTCTGAACGTAGAGGAGAAGAAGACCAGGGCGGTGCGTGAGCGGGAGGTCCGTGGCGGAGACGACCGCAGAGACATGGGGAGACGCGGCGACAGGGGGCCCGGCGGCCCACGAGGAGGCATGGTGGCCGGCAGCGGGATGATGCGTGACGGCAGGGGCCCCCCACCCAGGGGCGGCATGGGTGCTCCCAAGCCCGGCCTGGGTTCtggaagaggagcaggaggatcCGCCGAGGGCCGCTTCACCACCCAGCGCCGCTGA
- the LOC109876858 gene encoding ras GTPase-activating protein-binding protein 2 isoform X5 produces the protein MVMEKPSPLLVGREFVRQYYTLLNKAPDFLHRFYGRNSSYVHGGLDSNGKLAEAVYGQAEIHKKVLSLQFQECHTKIRHVDAHATLTDGVVVQVLGELSNNGQPMRKFMQTFVLAPEVRSTGSVANKFYVHNDIFRYEDEVFGDSEAELDEESEEEVEEEQEERQPSPEPLQDSPNSTTYYEPHPVINGVEEPMEEPAPDPEPEPEPEPEVEELKPDVEEKVMEELEEKAPSPVPVESPPSTQEAPKTFSWASVTSKNLPPSGTGPSSGIPPHVVKAPSSQPRAETKLESQMAPLRGPRDQRPRDRPAFVQRASRPGRGEADPGEMDNRRIIRYPDSHQLFVGNLPHDIDEAELKDFFMTFGNVVELRINTKGVGGKLPNFGFVVFDDSDPVQRILGAKVGGPIMFRGEVRLNVEEKKTRAVREREVRGGDDRRDMGRRGDRGPGGPRGGMVAGSGMMRDGRGPPPRGGMGAPKPGLGSGRGAGGSAEGRFTTQRR, from the exons ATGGTGATGGAGAAGCCAAGTCCCCTGCTTGTAGGGCGGGAGTTTGTGAGGCAGTATTACACACTCTTAAACAAAGCACCCGATTTCCTGCACAG GTTCTATGGAAGGAACTCCTCCTATGTTCATGGCGGACTTGACTCCAACGGGAAGCTTGCAGAAGCAGTGTATGGCCAAGCA GAAATCCACAAGAAGGTCCTGTCCCTGCAGTTCCAAGAATGCCACACGAAGATCAGACACGTGGACGCCCATGCCACGCTGACTGACGGCGTTGTGGTCCAGGTGCTGGGTGAGCTCTCCAACAACGGCCAGCCGATGAGGAAGTTCATGCAGACCTTTGTGCTCGCTCCAGAGGTGCGTAGTACG GGCTCCGTGGCAAACAAGTTCTACGTACACAATGACATTTTCCGCTATGAGGATGAGGTTTTCGGCGACTCTGAGGCTGAACTTGATGAGG AATCTgaagaggaggttgaggaggagcaggaggagagacagcCGTCCCCAGAGCCACTCCAGGACAGTCCTAACAGCACTACCTACTACGAGCCTCACCCTGTCAT CAATGGTGTTGAGGAGCCTATGGAGGAGCCGGCTCCAGATCCTGAGCCCGAGCCTGAACCGGAGCCCGAGGTAGAGGAGCTGAAGCCTGACGTGGAGGAGAAGGtgatggaggagctggaggagaaggCCCCCTCCCCGGTCCCAGTAGAGTCCCCACCCAGCACGCAGGAGGCCCCCAAG ACCTTCTCCTGGGCCTCGGTGACCAGTAAAAACCTGCCTCCTAGCGGTACAGGACCCTCCTCTGGAATCCCCCCCCATGTTGTTAAAGCACCAAGCTCACAG CCCAGAGCGGAGACCAAACTTGAGAGCCAGATGGCCCCTCTCCGGGGACCCCGGGACCAGCGCCCCCGCGACAGACCAGCCTTCGTACAGCGAGCATCCAGACCTG GTCGGGGTGAGGCGGACCCCGGTGAGATGGACAACAGGAGGATCATCCGGTACCCAGACAGCCACCAGCTCTTTGTGGGCAACCTCCCTCATGACATTGACGAGGCAGAGCTCAAGGACTTCTTCATGA CTTTTGGCAATGTAGTGGAGCTGAGGATCAACACCAAGGGAGTCGGAGGAAAGCTGCCCAACTTTGGCTTTGTGGTCTTCGACGACTCTGACCCTGTCCAGAGAATCCTGGGGGCGAAGGTAGGGGGG cccatcaTGTTCCGTGGCGAGGTGCGTCTGAACGTAGAGGAGAAGAAGACCAGGGCGGTGCGTGAGCGGGAGGTCCGTGGCGGAGACGACCGCAGAGACATGGGGAGACGCGGCGACAGGGGGCCCGGCGGCCCACGAGGAGGCATGGTGGCCGGCAGCGGGATGATGCGTGACGGCAGGGGCCCCCCACCCAGGGGCGGCATGGGTGCTCCCAAGCCCGGCCTGGGTTCtggaagaggagcaggaggatcCGCCGAGGGCCGCTTCACCACCCAGCGCCGCTGA
- the LOC109876858 gene encoding ras GTPase-activating protein-binding protein 2 isoform X3, with product MVMEKPSPLLVGREFVRQYYTLLNKAPDFLHRFYGRNSSYVHGGLDSNGKLAEAVYGQAEIHKKVLSLQFQECHTKIRHVDAHATLTDGVVVQVLGELSNNGQPMRKFMQTFVLAPEGSVANKFYVHNDIFRYEDEVFGDSEAELDEESEEEVEEEQEERQPSPEPLQDSPNSTTYYEPHPVINGVEEPMEEPAPDPEPEPEPEPEVEELKPDVEEKVMEELEEKAPSPVPVESPPSTQEAPKTFSWASVTSKNLPPSGTGPSSGIPPHVVKAPSSQPRAETKLESQMAPLRGPRDQRPRDRPAFVQRASRPDGVAPSESQTGKPHFSFVNKGRGEADPGEMDNRRIIRYPDSHQLFVGNLPHDIDEAELKDFFMTFGNVVELRINTKGVGGKLPNFGFVVFDDSDPVQRILGAKVGGPIMFRGEVRLNVEEKKTRAVREREVRGGDDRRDMGRRGDRGPGGPRGGMVAGSGMMRDGRGPPPRGGMGAPKPGLGSGRGAGGSAEGRFTTQRR from the exons ATGGTGATGGAGAAGCCAAGTCCCCTGCTTGTAGGGCGGGAGTTTGTGAGGCAGTATTACACACTCTTAAACAAAGCACCCGATTTCCTGCACAG GTTCTATGGAAGGAACTCCTCCTATGTTCATGGCGGACTTGACTCCAACGGGAAGCTTGCAGAAGCAGTGTATGGCCAAGCA GAAATCCACAAGAAGGTCCTGTCCCTGCAGTTCCAAGAATGCCACACGAAGATCAGACACGTGGACGCCCATGCCACGCTGACTGACGGCGTTGTGGTCCAGGTGCTGGGTGAGCTCTCCAACAACGGCCAGCCGATGAGGAAGTTCATGCAGACCTTTGTGCTCGCTCCAGAG GGCTCCGTGGCAAACAAGTTCTACGTACACAATGACATTTTCCGCTATGAGGATGAGGTTTTCGGCGACTCTGAGGCTGAACTTGATGAGG AATCTgaagaggaggttgaggaggagcaggaggagagacagcCGTCCCCAGAGCCACTCCAGGACAGTCCTAACAGCACTACCTACTACGAGCCTCACCCTGTCAT CAATGGTGTTGAGGAGCCTATGGAGGAGCCGGCTCCAGATCCTGAGCCCGAGCCTGAACCGGAGCCCGAGGTAGAGGAGCTGAAGCCTGACGTGGAGGAGAAGGtgatggaggagctggaggagaaggCCCCCTCCCCGGTCCCAGTAGAGTCCCCACCCAGCACGCAGGAGGCCCCCAAG ACCTTCTCCTGGGCCTCGGTGACCAGTAAAAACCTGCCTCCTAGCGGTACAGGACCCTCCTCTGGAATCCCCCCCCATGTTGTTAAAGCACCAAGCTCACAG CCCAGAGCGGAGACCAAACTTGAGAGCCAGATGGCCCCTCTCCGGGGACCCCGGGACCAGCGCCCCCGCGACAGACCAGCCTTCGTACAGCGAGCATCCAGACCTG ATGGTGTTGCACCTTCAGAATCACAAACTGGGAAACCCCACTTCAGTTTTGTCAACAAAG GTCGGGGTGAGGCGGACCCCGGTGAGATGGACAACAGGAGGATCATCCGGTACCCAGACAGCCACCAGCTCTTTGTGGGCAACCTCCCTCATGACATTGACGAGGCAGAGCTCAAGGACTTCTTCATGA CTTTTGGCAATGTAGTGGAGCTGAGGATCAACACCAAGGGAGTCGGAGGAAAGCTGCCCAACTTTGGCTTTGTGGTCTTCGACGACTCTGACCCTGTCCAGAGAATCCTGGGGGCGAAGGTAGGGGGG cccatcaTGTTCCGTGGCGAGGTGCGTCTGAACGTAGAGGAGAAGAAGACCAGGGCGGTGCGTGAGCGGGAGGTCCGTGGCGGAGACGACCGCAGAGACATGGGGAGACGCGGCGACAGGGGGCCCGGCGGCCCACGAGGAGGCATGGTGGCCGGCAGCGGGATGATGCGTGACGGCAGGGGCCCCCCACCCAGGGGCGGCATGGGTGCTCCCAAGCCCGGCCTGGGTTCtggaagaggagcaggaggatcCGCCGAGGGCCGCTTCACCACCCAGCGCCGCTGA
- the LOC109876858 gene encoding ras GTPase-activating protein-binding protein 2 isoform X7, whose protein sequence is MVMEKPSPLLVGREFVRQYYTLLNKAPDFLHRFYGRNSSYVHGGLDSNGKLAEAVYGQAEIHKKVLSLQFQECHTKIRHVDAHATLTDGVVVQVLGELSNNGQPMRKFMQTFVLAPEGSVANKFYVHNDIFRYEDEVFGDSEAELDEESEEEVEEEQEERQPSPEPLQDSPNSTTYYEPHPVINGVEEPMEEPAPDPEPEPEPEPEVEELKPDVEEKVMEELEEKAPSPVPVESPPSTQEAPKTFSWASVTSKNLPPSGTGPSSGIPPHVVKAPSSQPRAETKLESQMAPLRGPRDQRPRDRPAFVQRASRPGRGEADPGEMDNRRIIRYPDSHQLFVGNLPHDIDEAELKDFFMTFGNVVELRINTKGVGGKLPNFGFVVFDDSDPVQRILGAKVGGPIMFRGEVRLNVEEKKTRAVREREVRGGDDRRDMGRRGDRGPGGPRGGMVAGSGMMRDGRGPPPRGGMGAPKPGLGSGRGAGGSAEGRFTTQRR, encoded by the exons ATGGTGATGGAGAAGCCAAGTCCCCTGCTTGTAGGGCGGGAGTTTGTGAGGCAGTATTACACACTCTTAAACAAAGCACCCGATTTCCTGCACAG GTTCTATGGAAGGAACTCCTCCTATGTTCATGGCGGACTTGACTCCAACGGGAAGCTTGCAGAAGCAGTGTATGGCCAAGCA GAAATCCACAAGAAGGTCCTGTCCCTGCAGTTCCAAGAATGCCACACGAAGATCAGACACGTGGACGCCCATGCCACGCTGACTGACGGCGTTGTGGTCCAGGTGCTGGGTGAGCTCTCCAACAACGGCCAGCCGATGAGGAAGTTCATGCAGACCTTTGTGCTCGCTCCAGAG GGCTCCGTGGCAAACAAGTTCTACGTACACAATGACATTTTCCGCTATGAGGATGAGGTTTTCGGCGACTCTGAGGCTGAACTTGATGAGG AATCTgaagaggaggttgaggaggagcaggaggagagacagcCGTCCCCAGAGCCACTCCAGGACAGTCCTAACAGCACTACCTACTACGAGCCTCACCCTGTCAT CAATGGTGTTGAGGAGCCTATGGAGGAGCCGGCTCCAGATCCTGAGCCCGAGCCTGAACCGGAGCCCGAGGTAGAGGAGCTGAAGCCTGACGTGGAGGAGAAGGtgatggaggagctggaggagaaggCCCCCTCCCCGGTCCCAGTAGAGTCCCCACCCAGCACGCAGGAGGCCCCCAAG ACCTTCTCCTGGGCCTCGGTGACCAGTAAAAACCTGCCTCCTAGCGGTACAGGACCCTCCTCTGGAATCCCCCCCCATGTTGTTAAAGCACCAAGCTCACAG CCCAGAGCGGAGACCAAACTTGAGAGCCAGATGGCCCCTCTCCGGGGACCCCGGGACCAGCGCCCCCGCGACAGACCAGCCTTCGTACAGCGAGCATCCAGACCTG GTCGGGGTGAGGCGGACCCCGGTGAGATGGACAACAGGAGGATCATCCGGTACCCAGACAGCCACCAGCTCTTTGTGGGCAACCTCCCTCATGACATTGACGAGGCAGAGCTCAAGGACTTCTTCATGA CTTTTGGCAATGTAGTGGAGCTGAGGATCAACACCAAGGGAGTCGGAGGAAAGCTGCCCAACTTTGGCTTTGTGGTCTTCGACGACTCTGACCCTGTCCAGAGAATCCTGGGGGCGAAGGTAGGGGGG cccatcaTGTTCCGTGGCGAGGTGCGTCTGAACGTAGAGGAGAAGAAGACCAGGGCGGTGCGTGAGCGGGAGGTCCGTGGCGGAGACGACCGCAGAGACATGGGGAGACGCGGCGACAGGGGGCCCGGCGGCCCACGAGGAGGCATGGTGGCCGGCAGCGGGATGATGCGTGACGGCAGGGGCCCCCCACCCAGGGGCGGCATGGGTGCTCCCAAGCCCGGCCTGGGTTCtggaagaggagcaggaggatcCGCCGAGGGCCGCTTCACCACCCAGCGCCGCTGA
- the LOC109876858 gene encoding ras GTPase-activating protein-binding protein 2 isoform X8 has translation MVMEKPSPLLVGREFVRQYYTLLNKAPDFLHRFYGRNSSYVHGGLDSNGKLAEAVYGQAEIHKKVLSLQFQECHTKIRHVDAHATLTDGVVVQVLGELSNNGQPMRKFMQTFVLAPEGSVANKFYVHNDIFRYEDEVFGDSEAELDEESEEEVEEEQEERQPSPEPLQDSPNSTTYYEPHPVINGVEEPMEEPAPDPEPEPEPEPEVEELKPDVEEKVMEELEEKAPSPVPVESPPSTQEAPKTFSWASVTSKNLPPSGTGPSSGIPPHVVKAPSSQPRAETKLESQMAPLRGPRDQRPRDRPAFVQRASRPGRGEADPGEMDNRRIIRYPDSHQLFVGNLPHDIDEAELKDFFMTFGNVVELRINTKGVGGKLPNFGFVVFDDSDPVQRILGAKPIMFRGEVRLNVEEKKTRAVREREVRGGDDRRDMGRRGDRGPGGPRGGMVAGSGMMRDGRGPPPRGGMGAPKPGLGSGRGAGGSAEGRFTTQRR, from the exons ATGGTGATGGAGAAGCCAAGTCCCCTGCTTGTAGGGCGGGAGTTTGTGAGGCAGTATTACACACTCTTAAACAAAGCACCCGATTTCCTGCACAG GTTCTATGGAAGGAACTCCTCCTATGTTCATGGCGGACTTGACTCCAACGGGAAGCTTGCAGAAGCAGTGTATGGCCAAGCA GAAATCCACAAGAAGGTCCTGTCCCTGCAGTTCCAAGAATGCCACACGAAGATCAGACACGTGGACGCCCATGCCACGCTGACTGACGGCGTTGTGGTCCAGGTGCTGGGTGAGCTCTCCAACAACGGCCAGCCGATGAGGAAGTTCATGCAGACCTTTGTGCTCGCTCCAGAG GGCTCCGTGGCAAACAAGTTCTACGTACACAATGACATTTTCCGCTATGAGGATGAGGTTTTCGGCGACTCTGAGGCTGAACTTGATGAGG AATCTgaagaggaggttgaggaggagcaggaggagagacagcCGTCCCCAGAGCCACTCCAGGACAGTCCTAACAGCACTACCTACTACGAGCCTCACCCTGTCAT CAATGGTGTTGAGGAGCCTATGGAGGAGCCGGCTCCAGATCCTGAGCCCGAGCCTGAACCGGAGCCCGAGGTAGAGGAGCTGAAGCCTGACGTGGAGGAGAAGGtgatggaggagctggaggagaaggCCCCCTCCCCGGTCCCAGTAGAGTCCCCACCCAGCACGCAGGAGGCCCCCAAG ACCTTCTCCTGGGCCTCGGTGACCAGTAAAAACCTGCCTCCTAGCGGTACAGGACCCTCCTCTGGAATCCCCCCCCATGTTGTTAAAGCACCAAGCTCACAG CCCAGAGCGGAGACCAAACTTGAGAGCCAGATGGCCCCTCTCCGGGGACCCCGGGACCAGCGCCCCCGCGACAGACCAGCCTTCGTACAGCGAGCATCCAGACCTG GTCGGGGTGAGGCGGACCCCGGTGAGATGGACAACAGGAGGATCATCCGGTACCCAGACAGCCACCAGCTCTTTGTGGGCAACCTCCCTCATGACATTGACGAGGCAGAGCTCAAGGACTTCTTCATGA CTTTTGGCAATGTAGTGGAGCTGAGGATCAACACCAAGGGAGTCGGAGGAAAGCTGCCCAACTTTGGCTTTGTGGTCTTCGACGACTCTGACCCTGTCCAGAGAATCCTGGGGGCGAAG cccatcaTGTTCCGTGGCGAGGTGCGTCTGAACGTAGAGGAGAAGAAGACCAGGGCGGTGCGTGAGCGGGAGGTCCGTGGCGGAGACGACCGCAGAGACATGGGGAGACGCGGCGACAGGGGGCCCGGCGGCCCACGAGGAGGCATGGTGGCCGGCAGCGGGATGATGCGTGACGGCAGGGGCCCCCCACCCAGGGGCGGCATGGGTGCTCCCAAGCCCGGCCTGGGTTCtggaagaggagcaggaggatcCGCCGAGGGCCGCTTCACCACCCAGCGCCGCTGA
- the LOC109876858 gene encoding ras GTPase-activating protein-binding protein 2 isoform X6 produces the protein MVMEKPSPLLVGREFVRQYYTLLNKAPDFLHRFYGRNSSYVHGGLDSNGKLAEAVYGQAEIHKKVLSLQFQECHTKIRHVDAHATLTDGVVVQVLGELSNNGQPMRKFMQTFVLAPEVRSTGSVANKFYVHNDIFRYEDEVFGDSEAELDEESEEEVEEEQEERQPSPEPLQDSPNSTTYYEPHPVINGVEEPMEEPAPDPEPEPEPEPEVEELKPDVEEKVMEELEEKAPSPVPVESPPSTQEAPKTFSWASVTSKNLPPSGTGPSSGIPPHVVKAPSSQPRAETKLESQMAPLRGPRDQRPRDRPAFVQRASRPGRGEADPGEMDNRRIIRYPDSHQLFVGNLPHDIDEAELKDFFMTFGNVVELRINTKGVGGKLPNFGFVVFDDSDPVQRILGAKPIMFRGEVRLNVEEKKTRAVREREVRGGDDRRDMGRRGDRGPGGPRGGMVAGSGMMRDGRGPPPRGGMGAPKPGLGSGRGAGGSAEGRFTTQRR, from the exons ATGGTGATGGAGAAGCCAAGTCCCCTGCTTGTAGGGCGGGAGTTTGTGAGGCAGTATTACACACTCTTAAACAAAGCACCCGATTTCCTGCACAG GTTCTATGGAAGGAACTCCTCCTATGTTCATGGCGGACTTGACTCCAACGGGAAGCTTGCAGAAGCAGTGTATGGCCAAGCA GAAATCCACAAGAAGGTCCTGTCCCTGCAGTTCCAAGAATGCCACACGAAGATCAGACACGTGGACGCCCATGCCACGCTGACTGACGGCGTTGTGGTCCAGGTGCTGGGTGAGCTCTCCAACAACGGCCAGCCGATGAGGAAGTTCATGCAGACCTTTGTGCTCGCTCCAGAGGTGCGTAGTACG GGCTCCGTGGCAAACAAGTTCTACGTACACAATGACATTTTCCGCTATGAGGATGAGGTTTTCGGCGACTCTGAGGCTGAACTTGATGAGG AATCTgaagaggaggttgaggaggagcaggaggagagacagcCGTCCCCAGAGCCACTCCAGGACAGTCCTAACAGCACTACCTACTACGAGCCTCACCCTGTCAT CAATGGTGTTGAGGAGCCTATGGAGGAGCCGGCTCCAGATCCTGAGCCCGAGCCTGAACCGGAGCCCGAGGTAGAGGAGCTGAAGCCTGACGTGGAGGAGAAGGtgatggaggagctggaggagaaggCCCCCTCCCCGGTCCCAGTAGAGTCCCCACCCAGCACGCAGGAGGCCCCCAAG ACCTTCTCCTGGGCCTCGGTGACCAGTAAAAACCTGCCTCCTAGCGGTACAGGACCCTCCTCTGGAATCCCCCCCCATGTTGTTAAAGCACCAAGCTCACAG CCCAGAGCGGAGACCAAACTTGAGAGCCAGATGGCCCCTCTCCGGGGACCCCGGGACCAGCGCCCCCGCGACAGACCAGCCTTCGTACAGCGAGCATCCAGACCTG GTCGGGGTGAGGCGGACCCCGGTGAGATGGACAACAGGAGGATCATCCGGTACCCAGACAGCCACCAGCTCTTTGTGGGCAACCTCCCTCATGACATTGACGAGGCAGAGCTCAAGGACTTCTTCATGA CTTTTGGCAATGTAGTGGAGCTGAGGATCAACACCAAGGGAGTCGGAGGAAAGCTGCCCAACTTTGGCTTTGTGGTCTTCGACGACTCTGACCCTGTCCAGAGAATCCTGGGGGCGAAG cccatcaTGTTCCGTGGCGAGGTGCGTCTGAACGTAGAGGAGAAGAAGACCAGGGCGGTGCGTGAGCGGGAGGTCCGTGGCGGAGACGACCGCAGAGACATGGGGAGACGCGGCGACAGGGGGCCCGGCGGCCCACGAGGAGGCATGGTGGCCGGCAGCGGGATGATGCGTGACGGCAGGGGCCCCCCACCCAGGGGCGGCATGGGTGCTCCCAAGCCCGGCCTGGGTTCtggaagaggagcaggaggatcCGCCGAGGGCCGCTTCACCACCCAGCGCCGCTGA
- the LOC109876858 gene encoding ras GTPase-activating protein-binding protein 2 isoform X2, whose protein sequence is MVMEKPSPLLVGREFVRQYYTLLNKAPDFLHRFYGRNSSYVHGGLDSNGKLAEAVYGQAEIHKKVLSLQFQECHTKIRHVDAHATLTDGVVVQVLGELSNNGQPMRKFMQTFVLAPEVRSTGSVANKFYVHNDIFRYEDEVFGDSEAELDEESEEEVEEEQEERQPSPEPLQDSPNSTTYYEPHPVINGVEEPMEEPAPDPEPEPEPEPEVEELKPDVEEKVMEELEEKAPSPVPVESPPSTQEAPKTFSWASVTSKNLPPSGTGPSSGIPPHVVKAPSSQPRAETKLESQMAPLRGPRDQRPRDRPAFVQRASRPDGVAPSESQTGKPHFSFVNKGRGEADPGEMDNRRIIRYPDSHQLFVGNLPHDIDEAELKDFFMTFGNVVELRINTKGVGGKLPNFGFVVFDDSDPVQRILGAKPIMFRGEVRLNVEEKKTRAVREREVRGGDDRRDMGRRGDRGPGGPRGGMVAGSGMMRDGRGPPPRGGMGAPKPGLGSGRGAGGSAEGRFTTQRR, encoded by the exons ATGGTGATGGAGAAGCCAAGTCCCCTGCTTGTAGGGCGGGAGTTTGTGAGGCAGTATTACACACTCTTAAACAAAGCACCCGATTTCCTGCACAG GTTCTATGGAAGGAACTCCTCCTATGTTCATGGCGGACTTGACTCCAACGGGAAGCTTGCAGAAGCAGTGTATGGCCAAGCA GAAATCCACAAGAAGGTCCTGTCCCTGCAGTTCCAAGAATGCCACACGAAGATCAGACACGTGGACGCCCATGCCACGCTGACTGACGGCGTTGTGGTCCAGGTGCTGGGTGAGCTCTCCAACAACGGCCAGCCGATGAGGAAGTTCATGCAGACCTTTGTGCTCGCTCCAGAGGTGCGTAGTACG GGCTCCGTGGCAAACAAGTTCTACGTACACAATGACATTTTCCGCTATGAGGATGAGGTTTTCGGCGACTCTGAGGCTGAACTTGATGAGG AATCTgaagaggaggttgaggaggagcaggaggagagacagcCGTCCCCAGAGCCACTCCAGGACAGTCCTAACAGCACTACCTACTACGAGCCTCACCCTGTCAT CAATGGTGTTGAGGAGCCTATGGAGGAGCCGGCTCCAGATCCTGAGCCCGAGCCTGAACCGGAGCCCGAGGTAGAGGAGCTGAAGCCTGACGTGGAGGAGAAGGtgatggaggagctggaggagaaggCCCCCTCCCCGGTCCCAGTAGAGTCCCCACCCAGCACGCAGGAGGCCCCCAAG ACCTTCTCCTGGGCCTCGGTGACCAGTAAAAACCTGCCTCCTAGCGGTACAGGACCCTCCTCTGGAATCCCCCCCCATGTTGTTAAAGCACCAAGCTCACAG CCCAGAGCGGAGACCAAACTTGAGAGCCAGATGGCCCCTCTCCGGGGACCCCGGGACCAGCGCCCCCGCGACAGACCAGCCTTCGTACAGCGAGCATCCAGACCTG ATGGTGTTGCACCTTCAGAATCACAAACTGGGAAACCCCACTTCAGTTTTGTCAACAAAG GTCGGGGTGAGGCGGACCCCGGTGAGATGGACAACAGGAGGATCATCCGGTACCCAGACAGCCACCAGCTCTTTGTGGGCAACCTCCCTCATGACATTGACGAGGCAGAGCTCAAGGACTTCTTCATGA CTTTTGGCAATGTAGTGGAGCTGAGGATCAACACCAAGGGAGTCGGAGGAAAGCTGCCCAACTTTGGCTTTGTGGTCTTCGACGACTCTGACCCTGTCCAGAGAATCCTGGGGGCGAAG cccatcaTGTTCCGTGGCGAGGTGCGTCTGAACGTAGAGGAGAAGAAGACCAGGGCGGTGCGTGAGCGGGAGGTCCGTGGCGGAGACGACCGCAGAGACATGGGGAGACGCGGCGACAGGGGGCCCGGCGGCCCACGAGGAGGCATGGTGGCCGGCAGCGGGATGATGCGTGACGGCAGGGGCCCCCCACCCAGGGGCGGCATGGGTGCTCCCAAGCCCGGCCTGGGTTCtggaagaggagcaggaggatcCGCCGAGGGCCGCTTCACCACCCAGCGCCGCTGA